TACGCCTCCTCCTTCGAGCAGCGACCGGTCACCCCCGCCGATCTGGGTCCCGGCTCCCCCTTCCACGACCGGATGAACGGGGGCCGCGCGCTGTGAGAACCCGTGGGGGAGCCATCGCGGTGGGAGGTTCCGCATGCGCGGCTACATAGTCCGGCGCTGCCTCTACATGGTGCCGACCCTGTTCGCGATCTCCGTGGTCGCGTTCCTGGTCATCCAGCTGCCGCCGGGCAACTTTCTGACCGCCTACATCGCGCAGCTGTCCGCGCAGGGCCAGGGTGTGGAGGGCGCGCAGATCCGCGCCCTGGAAGAGAGGTACGGGCTCAACGACCCGGTCATCGTCCAGTACTGGAAGTGGATCTCCGGGATCCTCACCAGCGGCGACTTCGGCCAGTCCTTCCAGTACCGCCGCGACGTCTCGGACCTGATCTGGAACCGGATCGGCCTCACCGTCGTCCTGGCGGTCAGCACCCTCCTGCTGAGCTGGCTGATCGCCTTCCCCATCGGCGTCTACTCGGCGGTGCGCCAGTACTCGGTGGGCGACTACGTGGTCACCTTCATCGGCTTCGTCGGGCTGGCCACCCCGAACTTCATGCTGGCGCTGCTGTTCGCCTGGGTCTCCTTCCGCTACTTCGGGCAGAGCGTCGGCGGGGTCTTCTCCGCCGAATACGCCGACGCCGCGTGGAACCTCGGCAAGCTCCTGGACGCGGTGTCCAACCTGTGGATCCCGGTGCTGATCATCGGCACGGCGGGGACAGCGGCGCTGATCCGGGTGCTGCGCGCCAACCTCCTGGACGAGCTGCGCAAGCCCTACGTGACCACCGCGCGGGCCAAGGGCCTGCCCGAGTGGCGGCTCATCCTCAAGTACCCGGTGCGGATGTCGCTGAGCCCCTTCATCAGCACCATCGGCTGGATCCTGCCCACCCTCATCGGCGGCGAGGTGCTGGTCTCCATCGTCCTGAGCCTGGAGACCACCGGCCCGCTCCTGGTGGAGGCGCTGCGCAGCCAGGACATGTACCTGGCCGGGAGCTTCATCCTCGTCCTCGGCGCGCTGACCGTCATCGGCACGCTCCTGTCCGACCTGCTCCTGGCCTGGTGGGACCCGCGTATCCGGCACCAACACGTGGAGAGGGTCTGACATGGTCCGCACCCCCGAGCTCCCGACCCCGACCCCCGGCGCCGAGCCCGAGCGGGACCCGGGCGACGTCCCCCAGCGGGTCCTGATCTGGCGGCGCTTCCGCCGCAACAAACTCGCGGTGGCCGGCGCGCTGATGCTGGCCGGGCTGGTCCTGGTCTCGGTCTTCGCCGAATTCCTCTCCCCCAGCACCCCCCAGGCCTACGACGCCGCCCGCACCCACGCCCCTCCCCAGCGGCTGCACTTCGTGGACACCAGCGACGGCTTCCAGATCGGCATGTACGTGTACGACTACAGCGTCGAACGCGACCCGGAGACCTTCGCCAACCAGTACACCGTGGACGAGTCCACGAAAATCCCCGTCGGCCTCTTCGTCCGGGGCCGGTCCTACGAGATGTGGGGGCTCGTCCCCTCGGACCGGCACCTCATCGGCGCCAAGGACCCCGACCACGAGGTGTACTTCCTCGGCGCCGACCGCAACGGCCGCGACATGGCCTCACGGATCATCCACGGCACCCGGGTCTCGATGTCGATCGGCCTCGCCGGGGTGGCGATGTCGTTCGTCCTCGGCCTGGTCCTGGGTGGGATCTCCGGCTACTTCGGCGGCCGGATCGACAACCTCATCCAGCGCGTCATCGAGTTCCTCATGTCGGTACCCACCATCCCCCTGTGGATGGGCCTGTCCGCCGCGGTCCCCCGCGAGTGGGGGCCGATCCAGACCTACCTGGCGATCACCGTCATCCTCTCGCTGATCGGCTGGACCGACCTGGCCCGGGTGGTCCGCGGCCGGTTCCTGTCCCTACGCCAGGAGGACTTCGTGACCGCCGCCCGACTCGACGGCTGCCGCAGCGGACGCGTGATCGGCCGGCACATGCTGCCGTCCTTCACCAGCCACATCATCGCCTCGCTCACTCTGGCCGTGCCGTTCATGATCCTCGCCGAAACCTCGCTGTCCTTCCTCGGCCTGGGGCTCCAAGCCCCCGTCGTCAGCTGGGGCGTGCTCCTCCAGGAAGCGCAGAACATCCACTCGATCGCGGGCGCCCCCTGGGTGCTGCTGCCCGGGGTCGCGGTGACCGTGGCGGTCCTGGTCCTCAACTTCGTCGGCGACGGCATCCGCGACGCCGCCGACCCCTACCGGTAGGAGGCCGACGATGCACGACACCCTCCTGGACATCCGCGGGCTGCGCACGCACTTCCAGACCGACGACACCACCATCCGCGCCGTGGACGGGGTGGACCTGCGCGTCCACCGCGGCCGCACCCTCTGCGTGGTCGGAGAGAGCGGCTGCGGCAAGAGCGCCATGGCCCGCTCAGTCCTCCAACTCGTGGAACCTCCCGGACGCGTCGTGGCCGGTCAGATCCTCCTCCACACCGATGGCGAACCCACCGACCTCGCCGCCCTGCACCCCACCGGCCGCAAGATCCGCTCCGTGCGCGGCAACGACGTGGCCATGATCTTCCAGGAACCCATGTCCTCCCTCTCCCTGGTGCACACCGTGGGCAACCAGATAGGCGAGGGCCTGCGGATCCACACCGGCATCTCCCGCAAGGAGGCGCGCCTGCGCGCGATCGAGCTCCTGAACCACGTACGGGTACCCGGGGCAGAACGCGTCGTGGACTCCTACCCCTTCCAGCTCTCCGGCGGCATGCGCCAACGCGTGATGATCGCGATGGCGCTCTCCTGCTCTCCCCGCCTGCTCATCGCGGACGAACCCACCACCGCCCTCGACGTGACCACCCAGGCGCAGATCCTCGACCTCCTGGCCGACCTCCAACGCGCAAGCGGCATGGGCGTCCTGTTCATCACCCACGACATGGGCGTGGTCGCCGAGATCGCCGACGACGTCGCCGTCATGTACCTCGGCACCGTGGTCGAACAGGGGCCCGTGGACGATATCTTCCACAGTCCCCGCCACCCCTACACCCGTGCGCTCCTCGAAGCCGTCCCCCGTCTGGGCGCCTCACGCAAGGGACGGCTCCCCACCATCCGGGGCACCGTCCCCACCAGCCAACCCACCGGGTGTGTGTTCCGCACCCGCTGCCCCGAGGCGGTCGAGGGCCTGTGCGACACCACCGTTCCGCCCGTCACCGAACCCGAACCCCACCACCAGGTCCGCTGCCTGCTCCAGGAGGAGCCCGCCCGTGCCCACTGACAGCATCCTGAGCGTGCGCGACCTCGAGGTCTCCTTTCCCGTTCGCGGCCGCCGCCCCCGGCGCTACGTCCGCGCCGTCACCGACGTCAACCTCGACATCCGCCCCGGGGAGACCCTCGGTCTCGTCGGCGAGTCCGGCTGCGGCAAGACCACCCTCGGCTCCAGCGTCATGCGCGTGCGTCCCGAGGCCACCGGCACCATCAGCTACCGCGACAGCCGGAACCGGCTCCTGGACGCCCTCAACCTCGCCCGCACCGACGAACGCGTCTACCAACGCGAGGTGCGCATGGTCTTCCAGGACCCGCACTCCTCCCTGAACCCCCGGATGACCCTGCGCGACATCATCAGCGAACCCCTGCGCATGCTCACCGACCTCGCCGGACCGGAGATCGACCACCGGGTGCGCGACATCACCGAACGCGTCGGCCTCGATATCTCCCACCTCCGCCGCTACCCGCACGCCTTCTCCGGCGGCCAGCGCCAACGCGTCAGTATCGCCCGCGCACTCGCCCCGGGCCCCCGCCTCGTCGTCGCGGACGAAGCGGTCAGCGCCCTGGACACCTCGGTGCGCTCCCAGATCCTCAACCTCCTCCAGGACCTGCAGGACGAGATGGGGCTCACCTACCTGTTCGTCTCCCACGACCTCTCCGTCGTCGAACACGTCTGCGACCGGGTCGCGGTCATGTACCTCGGCCGGATCGTCGAGATCGCACCCACCACCGAGCTCTTCGGCAACCCCCGGCACCCCTACACCGAAGCCCTGATCTCCTCGGTCCCCGTCCCCGATCCCCGCCTGCGCGGCTCACGCGAGCGCGTCCGTCTCACCGGAGAGGTGCCTGACCCCTCGAAACCCCCCTCCGGCTGCCCCTTCAACCCCCGGTGCCGCCACGCCACCGAACTCTGCGCCACCGAGGTACCGGCCCCTCGCTCCCTCGGAGAGGGGCGCACGGTCGCCTGCCACCACGCCGACGACCTCCGACTAGCCGGAATCACCGGCGATCCCCCACCGCACACAGTCAGGAACAGGTAATGCGAAAACCCTTCCTCGCGGGCGCCGCGGCGGTCATGCTGACCACCGGCTGCTCGTTCTTCTCCTTCGACCCCGACACCGAGAGCAGCGACCAGATCCAGGGGGAGGGCGAGGCTCCCATGCTCGCCACCCTGGTCGACAGCGGCGACCTCCCGCCCCTGGAGGAGCGCCTGCCCGCCGAACCCCTCGTCGTGGAGCCGCACGAGGAGATCGGCCGGTACGGGGGCGAGTGGAACACCGCCATCCTCGGCGTGCACGACTGGCCCTGGCTCGGCCGGACCGTGGCCTACGAGAACTTCGTGCGCTGGGACCCCGAATGGGAGGAATCCGTACCCAACATCGCCACCGAGTGGGAGTACAACGACGACGCCACCGAGCTGACCGTCACCATCCGCGAGGGCATCCGCTGGTCCGACGGCGAGCCCTTCACCACCGACGACATCCTGTTCGCGCTCAACGACATCTTCAACAACCACGACGTGAGCCCGATGGCGGCCTCCGACCCGGGCGACGGCGAGAAGGTCGACGACCACACCTTCACGATCAGCTGGGACGAGCCCAACGCCCTGTGGATCGAGAACGACTTCATCCTCTATCAGCTCCTCGAGAAGCCCAAGCACTACCTCGCGGAGTTCCACATCGACCACAACCCGGACGCCGACGAGCTCGCCGCCGAGGAGGGCTACACCGACTGGATCGAGATGCTGGACGACAAAGCCGGCGTCCTGAGCTCGGCCCAGTACTGGCAGAACCCGGACATGCCCACCATCCGCGCCTGGCAGGTGGTGGAGCCCCTCGCGGACTCCGGCCGCATGGTCGTGGAGCGCAACCCCTACTACTGGAAGGTCGACACCGAGGGCAACCAGCTGCCCTACATCGACCGGGTCAACTTCCACATCCTCCAGGACGAGGAGGTCATGCTGGTCCGCGCCCTCAACGGCGAGATCGACATGCACGCCCGACACATCAACACCCTGGGCAACCGCCCCACCCTCGCCGAGAACCGCGAGTCCGGCGGCTACGACTTCTTCGAGATGGTCCCCGGTGAGATGAACACGGCGATGATCTCCCTGAACCTCACCCACGAGGACGAGGGCCTGCGGACGATCTTCAACGACAAGGACTTCCGGATCGCCCTGTCGCACGCCGTCAACCGCCAGGACATCATCGACGTCGTCTACCAGGAACAGGGCGAACCCTGGCAGGGCGCTCCCCGTGTGGAGAGCCCCTTCTTCAACGAGGAGCTGGCCAAGCAGTACACCGAGTACGACATCGACCTGGCCAACGAGATCCTCGACGAAGCCGGCTACTCCGTCGAGAACGGAGTCCGCGTGAGCCCGGACGGCACCCCGGTCCGCTTCAGCCTCTCCGTGCCCACCGACTTCCGCACCGACATCGTCGACTCCATGGAAATGGTCGTGGGCTTCTGGCAGGAGCTGGACATCGACGTGGACCTCAACACCGAGGACCGCTCCCTGTGGCAGAACAACCGGGAGAACAACACCCACGACGCCAACGTGTGGTCCGGTGACGCCGGACTGATGGACGCCGTCTACGACCCCCGCTGGTACGGACCGCTGCACAGCGGCGAATCGAACTTCGCCATCCCGTGGGCCCAGTGGTACACCTCCGACGGCGAGGACAGCCGCTCGATCGAGCCGCCCCAGGACGTTCAGGACCACATGGCGATGTACGACGCGGTCCAGGGAGAGCCCGACCCCGACGTCCGTATCGAGCTCATGAAGGAGTTCCTGGCCGAGTCGCAGGAGCAGTTCTACGCGATGGGCATCAGCCTCACCCCGCCCGGCTACGGGATCGTCGCGGACAACTTCCGCAACGTCCCCACCTCAATGCCCTCGTCCTCGGTCTACAACGACCCCGGCCCGACCAACCCCGAGCAGTACTTCATCGAGGAGTGAGCCATGGACCTCATCCACGAACACGACAAGTCCCTGCGCCTCGTCCACGACGGCACCGAGCTCCTGCGCTACGTCTACAACCCGTGGGACGCCCAGCTGGAGTCTCCCCGCCCCTACTTCCACCCCCTGCGCACGCTCTCCGGCAACGAGGTCAGCCTCTACCGACCGCACGACCACGTCTGGCACAAGGGCATCGCCTGGTCCCTGCCCAACGTCGGGCCCGCCAACTTCTGGGGCGGCCCCACCTTCCTCGACGGCAGCTACCAGCAGCTCGACAACAACGGCAGCACCGTCCACCAGGAGTTCGAGGACATCAAGGTCACGCCCACCCGGGCGCGCTTCACCGAACTCCTCGAATGGGTCACCCAGTCCCAGGAGACCTGGTTCTCCGAAAGGCGCACCTTCACCGCCGCCACCACCCCGCAAGCCTGGACCCTCACCTTCGAGACGTCCTTCACCAACCTCACCGACCAGGTGATCGCCCTCGGCAGCCCCACCACCGAAGGAAGGCCCAACGCCGGCTACGGGGGTCTCTTCTGGCGCGGCCCGCGCTCCTTCACCAACGGCACCGCCCGCACGGCGCACAACACCGGCGGCGACGACCTGATGGGCGAGCGCTCCTCCTGGCTGTCCTTCACCGGAAAACACGACGGCACCGACGACACCTCGACCCTGGTCTTCGTCGACTGCCCGACGAACCCCAACCACCCCACCCAGTGGTTCGTCCGCAACGGCATGTTCGCCTGCGTCTGCCCGGCCCCGTTCTTCGACCAGGAGAAACTCGCACACCCCGGCGAGACCCTCACCTACCGCTACGCGGTGGTCATCGCCGACGGAGCCCCCGAACCCGAACCCCTCGCCGATCTGGGCCTGCAGAACCTGGCCGCAACCGGCCCCACCTAACGATCCAACTAAGAAGAAGCCGACTGGTGGCCGCGAATCCGAGGCCTGAGCGGCCACCACGGAGCAGCAGGGCCCGCGGTTTCAACACGCCCACCCAAGGAACCTCAAAAAGCCGAAACCCCCGCGAGCAGTCCAACAGCTTCAAGCGAGGTGAGTCCCTACCGCACGGGTCCGCGAAGCGCGACGGCCGCGGGCCGAGCAACGCACCGGGGTCGTCAAGAGCAGAGACGGGGCTTTGCAGGCCGCAGGCCCGTAGTTCAAGCAAACCCCATCAAGGAGCCACCAGGTGCCAAAAGACCAGCTCAGCCACAACGGGCCGCGAAGCGCGACGGCCGTAGGCCGAGCGGCACACCGGGGGGGTGGGGGATCGTCCCCCCAAAGGGCACGACGAAGACGACCCTGGCAGCAAGCGCTAGCTTGCGACCAGGGTCGTCTTAGAGTTGAGTGGGCGAGGAGGGATTTGAACCCTCACATCCTTTCGGACACACGGACCTGAACCGTGCGCGTCTACCGTTCCGCCACCCGCCCGAGTGACATGCATTCAGTTGTTTTGCCAGGCGGTTCGGGCGTTTTGCCTGTTCCCCCTGGCGACATGAATAAGGCTAGCACGGCTTGGAGGTGGGTTGCACACCGTTTGTGCTGGCCCCTGTTCCGGGCCTCGGGAGGGCCTTCACGGGGGTGCGCCTGAAACCAGGGGCACCTGGGCCCGGTTACGATCGTCTACACATACGGAGTGGAGTACAAAAGGGAGGTACCTCGTGGGAGTGCTCCAACGCTTCGAGCGCAGGCTCGAGGGCATGATCGAAGGCACCTTCGCGATGGCCTTCAAGTCGGAGCTCCAGCCGGTCGAGGTCGCGAGCGCGGTCCAGCGGGAAATGGACGAGCGGGCAGCGATCGTGGCCCAGGGACGCACGTTGGTCCCGAACGATTTCATCGTCGAGCTCTCGGCCAGCGACAAGGAGCGCCTTGAGGTCTACGCGGACAGCCTCGGTCAGGAGCTGTCCAAGCTGGCCCGTGACTACGCGACCGAGCAGGGTTATTCGTTCGTGGGTCCGGTGCGGGTCCAGTTCAGGTCGGACGACGGCCTGAAGACGGGCCGTTTCCGGATCCGTTCGGGTGTGGTCCGCGGAACGATGGTCAAGGACGGCGAGGTCCGCCAGCCGGTCGGTGACCCGGGTCCGGGCGGAGGGCAGCGCCAGACCGGCCGTCCCCGTCTGCTCATCTCACCCGGTGGCGCGACCGCTGAGGGCAATATCGCCAGTCAGGGAATGCAGCAGTCCTTCGAGCTGACCACACCGGTCACTCTGTTGGGCCGGGGTACCGACTGTGACCTGCGTCTGGTCGACAACGGTGTCTCGCGTCATCACGTGGAGATCCGGGTGGACGGCGACGAGGTCGTCCTGGAGGACAAGGGGTCCACGAACGGGACCTTCGTCAATGGCCAGCAGGTCCGGCAGGCGAGGTTGGTGGACGGGACCAGGATCAGCCTGGGTCGTACCACGATGACCTTCCGCCGCGACTGAACCTCAAAAGTCCGACCAGTTGGATGATCCGGACCAACCGGACCGCAACCAACCGCCCGGATCCGGCGTCTGAAAGGTCGACG
This DNA window, taken from Nocardiopsis exhalans, encodes the following:
- a CDS encoding ABC transporter permease — its product is MVRTPELPTPTPGAEPERDPGDVPQRVLIWRRFRRNKLAVAGALMLAGLVLVSVFAEFLSPSTPQAYDAARTHAPPQRLHFVDTSDGFQIGMYVYDYSVERDPETFANQYTVDESTKIPVGLFVRGRSYEMWGLVPSDRHLIGAKDPDHEVYFLGADRNGRDMASRIIHGTRVSMSIGLAGVAMSFVLGLVLGGISGYFGGRIDNLIQRVIEFLMSVPTIPLWMGLSAAVPREWGPIQTYLAITVILSLIGWTDLARVVRGRFLSLRQEDFVTAARLDGCRSGRVIGRHMLPSFTSHIIASLTLAVPFMILAETSLSFLGLGLQAPVVSWGVLLQEAQNIHSIAGAPWVLLPGVAVTVAVLVLNFVGDGIRDAADPYR
- a CDS encoding PmoA family protein, translating into MDLIHEHDKSLRLVHDGTELLRYVYNPWDAQLESPRPYFHPLRTLSGNEVSLYRPHDHVWHKGIAWSLPNVGPANFWGGPTFLDGSYQQLDNNGSTVHQEFEDIKVTPTRARFTELLEWVTQSQETWFSERRTFTAATTPQAWTLTFETSFTNLTDQVIALGSPTTEGRPNAGYGGLFWRGPRSFTNGTARTAHNTGGDDLMGERSSWLSFTGKHDGTDDTSTLVFVDCPTNPNHPTQWFVRNGMFACVCPAPFFDQEKLAHPGETLTYRYAVVIADGAPEPEPLADLGLQNLAATGPT
- a CDS encoding ABC transporter substrate-binding protein, with product MRKPFLAGAAAVMLTTGCSFFSFDPDTESSDQIQGEGEAPMLATLVDSGDLPPLEERLPAEPLVVEPHEEIGRYGGEWNTAILGVHDWPWLGRTVAYENFVRWDPEWEESVPNIATEWEYNDDATELTVTIREGIRWSDGEPFTTDDILFALNDIFNNHDVSPMAASDPGDGEKVDDHTFTISWDEPNALWIENDFILYQLLEKPKHYLAEFHIDHNPDADELAAEEGYTDWIEMLDDKAGVLSSAQYWQNPDMPTIRAWQVVEPLADSGRMVVERNPYYWKVDTEGNQLPYIDRVNFHILQDEEVMLVRALNGEIDMHARHINTLGNRPTLAENRESGGYDFFEMVPGEMNTAMISLNLTHEDEGLRTIFNDKDFRIALSHAVNRQDIIDVVYQEQGEPWQGAPRVESPFFNEELAKQYTEYDIDLANEILDEAGYSVENGVRVSPDGTPVRFSLSVPTDFRTDIVDSMEMVVGFWQELDIDVDLNTEDRSLWQNNRENNTHDANVWSGDAGLMDAVYDPRWYGPLHSGESNFAIPWAQWYTSDGEDSRSIEPPQDVQDHMAMYDAVQGEPDPDVRIELMKEFLAESQEQFYAMGISLTPPGYGIVADNFRNVPTSMPSSSVYNDPGPTNPEQYFIEE
- a CDS encoding FhaA domain-containing protein, whose product is MGVLQRFERRLEGMIEGTFAMAFKSELQPVEVASAVQREMDERAAIVAQGRTLVPNDFIVELSASDKERLEVYADSLGQELSKLARDYATEQGYSFVGPVRVQFRSDDGLKTGRFRIRSGVVRGTMVKDGEVRQPVGDPGPGGGQRQTGRPRLLISPGGATAEGNIASQGMQQSFELTTPVTLLGRGTDCDLRLVDNGVSRHHVEIRVDGDEVVLEDKGSTNGTFVNGQQVRQARLVDGTRISLGRTTMTFRRD
- a CDS encoding ABC transporter ATP-binding protein; this translates as MHDTLLDIRGLRTHFQTDDTTIRAVDGVDLRVHRGRTLCVVGESGCGKSAMARSVLQLVEPPGRVVAGQILLHTDGEPTDLAALHPTGRKIRSVRGNDVAMIFQEPMSSLSLVHTVGNQIGEGLRIHTGISRKEARLRAIELLNHVRVPGAERVVDSYPFQLSGGMRQRVMIAMALSCSPRLLIADEPTTALDVTTQAQILDLLADLQRASGMGVLFITHDMGVVAEIADDVAVMYLGTVVEQGPVDDIFHSPRHPYTRALLEAVPRLGASRKGRLPTIRGTVPTSQPTGCVFRTRCPEAVEGLCDTTVPPVTEPEPHHQVRCLLQEEPARAH
- a CDS encoding ABC transporter ATP-binding protein; its protein translation is MPTDSILSVRDLEVSFPVRGRRPRRYVRAVTDVNLDIRPGETLGLVGESGCGKTTLGSSVMRVRPEATGTISYRDSRNRLLDALNLARTDERVYQREVRMVFQDPHSSLNPRMTLRDIISEPLRMLTDLAGPEIDHRVRDITERVGLDISHLRRYPHAFSGGQRQRVSIARALAPGPRLVVADEAVSALDTSVRSQILNLLQDLQDEMGLTYLFVSHDLSVVEHVCDRVAVMYLGRIVEIAPTTELFGNPRHPYTEALISSVPVPDPRLRGSRERVRLTGEVPDPSKPPSGCPFNPRCRHATELCATEVPAPRSLGEGRTVACHHADDLRLAGITGDPPPHTVRNR
- a CDS encoding ABC transporter permease: MRGYIVRRCLYMVPTLFAISVVAFLVIQLPPGNFLTAYIAQLSAQGQGVEGAQIRALEERYGLNDPVIVQYWKWISGILTSGDFGQSFQYRRDVSDLIWNRIGLTVVLAVSTLLLSWLIAFPIGVYSAVRQYSVGDYVVTFIGFVGLATPNFMLALLFAWVSFRYFGQSVGGVFSAEYADAAWNLGKLLDAVSNLWIPVLIIGTAGTAALIRVLRANLLDELRKPYVTTARAKGLPEWRLILKYPVRMSLSPFISTIGWILPTLIGGEVLVSIVLSLETTGPLLVEALRSQDMYLAGSFILVLGALTVIGTLLSDLLLAWWDPRIRHQHVERV